A window from Chitinophaga filiformis encodes these proteins:
- a CDS encoding DUF4296 domain-containing protein, with product MYRIIAVCLVLLITACGEADKVPKDVLPKEKMRDVLLDMNLADVYSSTSDDDQPNVIVSDSVRKQRLKVYYRQVLDLHKLTPEAFRHSYAYYESHPNKFKEVYDMMFASVTSDKNMLDLNLKRHEYVTNRRSLLPVNNNSLISGEQDTLIPFVKKNKRGINFDHLPPKHDPMPKLAKPGN from the coding sequence ATGTATAGAATAATAGCAGTTTGCCTGGTGCTGTTGATAACGGCGTGCGGGGAGGCGGATAAGGTACCGAAAGACGTTCTGCCAAAGGAAAAAATGCGCGACGTGTTACTGGACATGAACCTGGCGGATGTATATAGCAGCACTTCGGATGATGACCAGCCCAACGTGATCGTCAGTGACTCCGTGCGCAAGCAAAGGCTGAAGGTGTATTACCGCCAGGTGCTGGACCTGCATAAACTGACCCCTGAAGCGTTCAGACATAGCTATGCCTATTATGAGTCGCACCCCAACAAGTTCAAAGAAGTATACGATATGATGTTCGCATCTGTCACCAGCGATAAAAACATGCTGGATCTGAACCTGAAACGGCATGAGTATGTTACAAACCGCCGTTCGCTTTTGCCGGTTAATAATAATAGCCTAATTTCAGGTGAACAGGATACATTAATTCCATTTGTTAAGAAAAATAAGAGAGGCATCAATTTCGACCATCTGCCACCAAAGCATGATCCCATGCCCAAACTGGCTAAGCCGGGGAACTGA
- a CDS encoding DUF4835 family protein: MANNAHLWYAKHRTWCFALIMSIAGTLLALMPAQAQELRANVTVTTGRLVNNNTSRKVFTTLQNSIREFLNGRRWTDEAYTPAERIECNFLVNITEDLGNNTFKATLTIQATRPVYNAGYLTSLLNTQDQNVVFRYVEFQPLEFSDNRVVGNDPLASNLTAILAYYTYIILGLDADSFAARGGDDYYKRALNIVTNAPDGKDISGWKPFEGNRNRYWLQDNLLNVKFARFHDVMYQYHRQGLDMMYEDMNKGRNAVMNCLNMLYAIYQDIPNSMLMATFFTAKADELQKIFAKSPPQEKSRAAQLLAIMDVTNAAKYQQMK; this comes from the coding sequence ATGGCTAATAACGCTCACTTATGGTATGCAAAACACAGAACCTGGTGTTTTGCACTCATCATGTCAATAGCAGGAACTTTGCTGGCGCTGATGCCCGCGCAGGCACAGGAACTCCGTGCAAATGTTACCGTCACTACCGGCAGGCTGGTAAATAACAATACCAGCAGGAAGGTATTTACTACCCTGCAGAATTCTATCAGGGAATTCCTGAATGGCCGCAGGTGGACGGACGAAGCGTATACGCCGGCAGAACGGATAGAGTGCAATTTCCTGGTCAATATCACAGAAGACCTGGGCAACAATACCTTCAAGGCTACCCTGACCATACAGGCCACCCGGCCGGTATATAATGCTGGATACCTGACCAGCCTCCTGAACACACAGGATCAGAATGTGGTGTTCCGTTATGTGGAGTTCCAGCCCCTGGAATTCAGTGATAACCGTGTAGTGGGAAATGACCCGCTGGCATCCAACCTCACAGCTATCCTCGCATACTATACTTACATTATTCTCGGACTGGACGCAGATTCTTTTGCGGCCAGGGGAGGAGACGATTATTATAAAAGAGCGCTGAACATAGTGACCAATGCGCCCGACGGTAAAGACATTTCCGGATGGAAACCTTTTGAAGGTAACCGTAACCGCTACTGGCTGCAGGATAATCTGCTGAATGTGAAATTCGCCCGTTTTCATGATGTGATGTATCAATACCACCGGCAGGGGCTTGATATGATGTATGAGGACATGAATAAGGGTCGTAATGCGGTGATGAATTGCCTGAATATGTTGTATGCCATCTACCAGGATATACCCAATTCTATGCTGATGGCCACGTTCTTTACCGCCAAAGCGGATGAGTTGCAGAAGATCTTTGCAAAATCACCCCCGCAGGAAAAATCCCGTGCGGCACAATTACTTGCCATAATGGACGTCACCAATGCTGCGAAATATCAGCAGATGAAATAG
- a CDS encoding bifunctional phosphopantothenoylcysteine decarboxylase/phosphopantothenate synthase: protein MLQGKKILLGVSGSIAAYKAATLVRLLVKEGADVKVVMTPSACDFITPLTLATLSKHEVPVTISDNQSWNNHVMLGRWADVMLIAPASANTLSKMANGACDNLLMATYLSATCPVLFAPAMDEDMWHHPATRNNISKLLSFGHQQIPVEKGELASGLFGEGRMAEPENIVKYLDAHFSAGHTQHKPEVTPGGAGLTGQPEPAAQPGAGQSAQHIDQQAFVFAGLPLKGKKALVTAGPTQEPLDPVRYISNHSSGKMGIAIADALAAAGAEVTLVLGPTGLSAVNPAINTIRVVTAEDMFNSSAAHFTQADVIVMAAAVADYRPKHVADIKMKKGEGDALTLELEKTKDILRTLGATRTDKQVLVGFSLETNNEREYALKKLREKHLDLVVMNSLNDKGAGFNHDTNKVTLFDKKGDARDLPLKSKLEVAQDIVAAIVDIVHLNSAPLVV, encoded by the coding sequence ATGCTTCAAGGAAAAAAAATATTACTGGGTGTATCCGGCAGCATTGCTGCCTATAAGGCCGCTACCCTCGTCAGGTTGCTGGTAAAAGAAGGCGCAGATGTAAAAGTGGTGATGACCCCTTCTGCCTGCGATTTTATTACGCCGCTGACCCTCGCTACCTTATCTAAACATGAAGTGCCGGTGACCATCAGCGATAACCAGAGCTGGAATAACCATGTGATGCTGGGCCGCTGGGCAGATGTTATGCTGATAGCCCCGGCTTCCGCCAATACCCTGTCTAAAATGGCCAACGGAGCCTGTGACAATCTGCTGATGGCTACCTACCTGTCTGCCACCTGCCCCGTCCTCTTTGCACCGGCTATGGATGAAGATATGTGGCATCATCCTGCTACGCGGAACAATATCAGTAAACTGCTCTCTTTCGGTCACCAGCAAATACCGGTAGAAAAAGGCGAACTGGCCAGTGGCCTGTTTGGCGAAGGCCGTATGGCTGAACCTGAAAATATTGTAAAATATCTCGATGCGCATTTCAGCGCCGGGCATACACAGCATAAACCAGAAGTAACACCGGGCGGTGCCGGTCTGACAGGGCAACCTGAGCCCGCAGCACAACCCGGCGCCGGGCAATCTGCACAGCACATTGATCAGCAGGCCTTTGTCTTTGCCGGTCTGCCACTGAAAGGAAAAAAAGCGCTGGTAACTGCTGGTCCTACGCAAGAACCCTTAGACCCTGTACGTTATATCAGTAACCATTCCAGCGGAAAGATGGGAATTGCTATTGCAGATGCACTGGCCGCTGCCGGAGCGGAGGTTACCCTTGTGCTGGGGCCCACAGGCCTCTCGGCTGTCAACCCGGCCATCAATACCATCCGGGTAGTGACTGCGGAAGATATGTTCAACAGCAGCGCTGCGCATTTCACCCAGGCCGACGTGATTGTGATGGCCGCAGCCGTGGCAGATTACCGTCCGAAACACGTGGCAGATATCAAAATGAAGAAAGGAGAAGGAGATGCCCTGACGCTGGAACTGGAAAAAACGAAAGATATCCTGCGCACGCTTGGCGCCACCCGTACCGATAAACAGGTGCTGGTTGGGTTCTCACTGGAGACGAACAACGAAAGGGAGTATGCATTGAAGAAACTCCGTGAGAAACACCTGGACCTTGTTGTAATGAATTCCCTGAATGATAAAGGCGCCGGCTTTAATCATGATACCAATAAGGTAACTTTATTCGACAAGAAAGGCGATGCAAGGGACCTGCCCCTGAAATCCAAACTGGAGGTGGCGCAGGATATAGTAGCTGCTATCGTGGACATTGTTCACCTTAACAGCGCTCCCCTGGTAGTCTAA
- a CDS encoding DNA-directed RNA polymerase subunit omega has protein sequence MSKIKRGLTSSINPMVETKNTTEIKSKTGNLYESIAVIAKRANQINISVKEELHSKLEEFASHTDNLEEVHENKEQIEISRFYERMANPAIQATQEFLEDKIYFRRNDDDLYS, from the coding sequence ATGAGCAAAATAAAAAGAGGTCTCACCAGTAGCATCAATCCGATGGTAGAAACTAAAAATACTACCGAGATCAAGAGCAAAACTGGTAACCTGTATGAATCTATTGCAGTGATCGCGAAACGCGCCAACCAGATCAACATATCTGTGAAGGAAGAACTGCACTCCAAGCTGGAAGAATTTGCCAGCCACACAGACAACCTGGAGGAAGTGCATGAGAATAAAGAGCAGATCGAGATCTCCCGTTTCTATGAGAGGATGGCTAATCCGGCTATCCAGGCTACACAGGAATTCCTGGAAGATAAGATCTACTTCCGCAGGAACGACGACGACTTGTATAGTTAA
- a CDS encoding outer membrane protein assembly factor BamD, whose product MRKIVLYISLFVAATASVSCNTELRRIEKSKDYEAKLAYADKLYAKKKYTSAQALYESLFQVYKGTDKYEPIYYNYCYCSYKMRDYVQAGFYFKNYLDNFPNSPRATEMDYMQAYCYYKQSPKVQLDQTNTQKAIAAMQTFINNYPTSDKVPEANLVIELCRRKLEKKEYNNSELYYNLGYYKAAAISFKSLMRNYPDSDKSDEYKYMAIRAYYQYAKNSIWEKQRERYDEVLSEYLDFADHYPNSKLKGDAEKYYTLAQGNIKTLESYNNNTKPERLKKEAKKAEKAADKAEKADKTEKSDKSKKSEKADTETKNN is encoded by the coding sequence ATGCGGAAAATAGTTTTATACATCAGTCTTTTTGTGGCAGCAACAGCTTCAGTATCATGTAATACGGAGCTGCGCAGAATTGAAAAAAGCAAGGACTACGAAGCCAAGCTGGCATATGCTGATAAGCTCTATGCCAAAAAGAAGTATACTTCTGCCCAGGCCTTGTACGAGTCTTTGTTCCAGGTCTATAAGGGAACTGATAAGTATGAACCTATCTATTATAATTACTGCTATTGCTCTTATAAAATGAGGGATTATGTACAGGCCGGGTTCTATTTCAAGAACTACCTGGATAACTTCCCGAACAGTCCGAGAGCTACTGAAATGGACTATATGCAGGCTTACTGCTATTATAAGCAGTCTCCCAAAGTGCAGCTGGACCAGACCAATACACAGAAGGCGATTGCAGCCATGCAAACCTTCATCAACAACTATCCCACTTCCGATAAAGTGCCTGAGGCTAACCTCGTGATCGAACTGTGCCGCAGGAAGCTGGAAAAGAAAGAATATAATAACTCGGAGTTATACTATAACTTAGGATATTACAAGGCAGCCGCCATCTCTTTCAAAAGCCTGATGCGCAACTACCCGGACTCTGATAAGAGCGATGAGTATAAGTATATGGCTATCAGGGCTTATTACCAGTATGCAAAGAACAGCATATGGGAAAAGCAAAGGGAACGCTACGACGAGGTACTGTCTGAATACCTGGATTTTGCCGATCACTATCCGAACAGCAAATTGAAGGGAGATGCTGAGAAATATTATACCTTAGCACAAGGCAACATCAAAACGCTTGAAAGCTATAATAATAATACGAAGCCCGAGCGCCTGAAGAAAGAAGCAAAAAAAGCCGAAAAAGCTGCAGATAAAGCTGAAAAGGCTGACAAAACGGAAAAATCAGATAAATCAAAGAAATCTGAGAAAGCCGATACCGAAACTAAAAACAATTAA
- the mraZ gene encoding division/cell wall cluster transcriptional repressor MraZ: MTGFLGEYEATLDAKGRFLLPAGFKKQLAESAGEQFVLNRGFEKCLSLYPMNEWQPIFERISKLNDFDPKVREFRRYFLNGATICELDSAGRLLVPKNLMSYASLEKDIVLAAATNKIEIWDKGKYQEFFENFSPGSFSDLAQQVMGGGDNNISI; the protein is encoded by the coding sequence ATGACAGGCTTTCTCGGTGAATATGAGGCTACGCTGGATGCAAAAGGGCGCTTTCTACTCCCCGCTGGCTTTAAAAAGCAGCTGGCAGAGAGCGCAGGGGAGCAGTTTGTACTTAACCGCGGGTTTGAAAAATGCTTGTCTTTGTATCCCATGAATGAATGGCAGCCAATTTTCGAGCGTATCAGCAAGCTAAACGACTTCGATCCGAAAGTTAGGGAATTCCGCCGCTATTTTCTGAATGGAGCTACAATATGTGAACTGGATAGTGCAGGGAGATTATTAGTACCAAAAAACCTGATGTCGTACGCTTCGCTTGAAAAAGACATTGTGCTGGCGGCGGCAACCAATAAGATAGAGATCTGGGATAAAGGTAAATACCAGGAGTTCTTTGAAAATTTCTCACCAGGATCATTTAGTGACCTGGCCCAACAAGTAATGGGAGGCGGAGATAATAATATTTCGATTTAA
- the rsmH gene encoding 16S rRNA (cytosine(1402)-N(4))-methyltransferase RsmH: MEEGSAYHLPVLLQEVITNLQIRPDGVYVDATFGGGGHSRAILEQLNENGRLIVFDQDEDAYNNRIDDPRVTFVQQNFRHMQRFLKLYKSVPVDGILADLGVSSWQFDTAERGFSTRFDGDLDMRMDKRTTQTAADVLQSSTEKQLQLIFQEYGEVTNARTLAKTIVQERKARPMRTISEFKSVIQPIVKGNPQKYLAQVFQALRIAVNDELGALKDILIQSAEVLKPGGKLAIITFHSLEDRLVKNFMKMGQFEAQDDTFSFETPPKLFRLVTKKPVTASPEELKRNTRSRSAKLRVAEKL; encoded by the coding sequence ATGGAAGAAGGTTCAGCATATCATCTGCCCGTGTTACTGCAGGAAGTGATCACAAACCTGCAGATACGCCCCGACGGTGTATATGTAGATGCCACTTTTGGAGGAGGGGGCCATTCCAGGGCAATCCTGGAACAACTAAATGAAAACGGCAGACTGATCGTATTTGACCAGGACGAAGATGCTTATAACAACCGGATAGATGACCCCAGGGTCACTTTTGTTCAACAGAACTTCCGGCATATGCAGCGGTTCCTGAAGTTATACAAGTCAGTCCCGGTGGATGGTATTCTGGCTGACCTGGGCGTTTCTTCCTGGCAGTTCGATACCGCAGAAAGAGGATTCAGTACCCGCTTCGACGGCGACCTGGATATGCGGATGGATAAGCGCACTACGCAGACCGCCGCAGATGTTCTGCAATCATCTACCGAAAAACAACTGCAACTGATCTTTCAGGAGTATGGCGAAGTAACAAACGCCCGCACCCTTGCAAAGACCATCGTGCAGGAACGCAAGGCAAGACCAATGCGTACCATTAGCGAATTCAAATCTGTAATTCAGCCGATAGTAAAAGGTAATCCGCAGAAATACCTGGCACAGGTGTTCCAGGCACTGCGAATTGCAGTCAACGATGAACTTGGCGCCCTGAAAGATATTTTGATCCAGTCGGCGGAAGTGCTGAAACCAGGCGGGAAACTCGCCATTATCACTTTCCACTCGCTGGAAGACAGACTGGTGAAAAACTTTATGAAAATGGGACAATTTGAAGCACAGGATGACACGTTCTCTTTTGAAACGCCTCCGAAACTCTTCAGATTAGTGACTAAAAAGCCAGTAACTGCCAGCCCCGAAGAGCTGAAGCGCAATACGAGGTCCCGAAGTGCAAAACTCCGGGTTGCCGAAAAATTATAA
- a CDS encoding FtsL-like putative cell division protein, whose protein sequence is MLQDEEAYISALDETPEEQPEQHEHKKEWRLRINYRAITQNMPFIGFLSVLALIYIANSHLAEKKIRRINKLGKEIKELKWEYLNVKSELMFRSKMSEVGKAVEPLGLKPLNSPPQKIELEKKE, encoded by the coding sequence GTGTTGCAGGACGAAGAAGCATACATATCAGCCTTAGACGAGACCCCGGAAGAACAACCGGAACAGCATGAACATAAGAAGGAATGGCGCCTTCGTATCAACTACAGGGCCATCACCCAGAATATGCCGTTCATCGGGTTCCTGTCCGTACTCGCACTGATATATATTGCCAACAGTCACCTGGCAGAAAAAAAGATCCGGCGCATCAATAAACTTGGCAAGGAAATAAAGGAACTCAAATGGGAATACCTCAATGTCAAAAGTGAACTGATGTTCCGCAGTAAAATGAGCGAAGTAGGCAAAGCAGTTGAGCCCCTGGGACTAAAACCGCTTAACTCTCCGCCACAGAAAATTGAACTGGAGAAAAAGGAATAA
- a CDS encoding penicillin-binding protein gives MEVKKDILWRVYLCFIGMGLFGVAILVKVFMVQNIEGNYWRSMADSLHTRYVSLDADRGTIYSEEGRMLSTSIPYFNLRVDFAADGLRENKGKLFKDNVDSLSIRLSALFGDHTAAEYKRILLDAYKNKDRYFLLKRDVQFVQYQAVRDFPMFRLGRNKGGLIAETKNKRINPFKLLANRTIGLSRENAQNVGLERTYDKYLKGVTGKRLMRRIAGGTFVPVEGYDIEPENGRDIVTTIDVNMQDIVETALMNMMVSNEAEHGTCILMEVKTGKIKAIANLGRQPDGSYWEDMNYALQVGEPGSTFKLATVIAALDDQYVTMNNQVNLNEGRWQIGKRTVFDSEPHPGQTNVSIKHAFELSSNVGMAKLAMQCYAKRPNDFVAHLRKLKLDKPTGVDLVGEGKPVIKNTKSRTWSSTTLPWMAFGYEVLISPLQTCMLYNAVANNGTMMKPYLVNAIMEYGQPVEYFDPEIILDSICSQNTLRQVKQMLEGVVTNGTAKALWSPYYKFAGKTGTALVANGKRGYEDKIYQSSFAGYFPANDPQFTCVVVIKNKANAAKFYGGAVAGPVFREVADKLYAIALEKQKPMRASLAIDTLLAFKNGQGREWKTILNKLNLPMQGNVNNSSWVSAKVDDKKIVFAPVQQVKGGVPNVTGMGLKDALYLLENAGLRVVIKGAGKVTSQSIPGGSRLERNQTIVIELS, from the coding sequence GTGGAAGTAAAGAAAGACATATTGTGGCGTGTGTATCTGTGCTTTATAGGCATGGGACTGTTTGGTGTGGCAATCCTCGTAAAAGTGTTCATGGTCCAGAATATAGAGGGCAACTACTGGCGTAGTATGGCAGACAGCCTGCATACCCGCTACGTTTCTCTCGATGCCGACCGTGGCACCATTTATTCAGAAGAAGGCAGAATGCTTTCCACATCCATCCCTTACTTCAACCTGAGGGTGGATTTTGCTGCTGATGGCCTGCGGGAAAACAAAGGAAAGCTATTCAAAGACAATGTTGACTCATTGTCTATTCGCCTTTCTGCCCTGTTCGGCGATCATACGGCAGCTGAATACAAACGCATCCTGCTGGATGCCTACAAAAATAAAGACAGGTACTTCCTCCTGAAAAGAGATGTACAGTTTGTCCAGTACCAGGCAGTCCGCGACTTCCCTATGTTCAGACTGGGAAGGAACAAGGGCGGCCTGATCGCAGAAACGAAAAATAAACGCATCAACCCCTTCAAACTATTGGCTAACCGTACAATAGGATTGTCCAGGGAAAATGCACAGAACGTAGGTCTCGAAAGGACCTACGATAAATATTTAAAAGGCGTTACCGGTAAAAGACTGATGCGCCGTATCGCCGGTGGAACATTTGTTCCCGTGGAAGGATACGATATCGAACCTGAGAACGGACGGGATATCGTCACCACCATAGACGTCAATATGCAGGACATCGTAGAAACAGCGCTCATGAACATGATGGTGAGCAATGAAGCTGAACACGGCACCTGCATCCTGATGGAAGTGAAAACCGGTAAGATAAAAGCCATTGCCAACTTAGGCCGCCAGCCGGATGGCAGCTACTGGGAGGACATGAACTATGCCTTACAGGTGGGCGAACCTGGTTCCACCTTTAAACTGGCTACCGTGATCGCCGCCCTGGATGACCAGTACGTTACCATGAACAACCAGGTGAACCTGAACGAAGGCCGCTGGCAGATTGGTAAGAGAACGGTGTTTGATTCCGAACCTCACCCCGGACAAACGAACGTTAGCATCAAACATGCTTTCGAACTGAGCTCTAACGTGGGAATGGCAAAACTGGCGATGCAGTGTTACGCAAAAAGACCGAACGACTTTGTAGCGCACCTGCGAAAGCTGAAACTGGATAAACCCACCGGTGTCGACCTCGTAGGAGAAGGCAAGCCGGTGATCAAGAATACCAAGTCAAGAACATGGAGTTCCACCACCCTGCCATGGATGGCCTTTGGATACGAAGTGTTGATAAGCCCGTTACAGACCTGTATGTTATACAATGCAGTGGCTAATAACGGCACCATGATGAAGCCTTACCTGGTAAACGCTATCATGGAATATGGTCAACCGGTGGAATACTTTGATCCGGAAATTATTCTGGACAGTATCTGCTCACAGAACACCCTCAGACAGGTAAAGCAGATGCTGGAAGGTGTAGTGACCAATGGTACGGCTAAAGCCTTGTGGTCACCGTACTACAAGTTTGCCGGCAAAACCGGTACCGCCCTTGTAGCCAATGGCAAACGGGGGTATGAAGATAAGATCTACCAGTCTTCATTTGCAGGGTACTTCCCGGCCAACGATCCGCAGTTCACCTGCGTAGTGGTGATCAAGAACAAAGCCAATGCGGCGAAGTTCTACGGAGGTGCAGTAGCAGGACCGGTGTTCCGCGAAGTGGCAGACAAGCTGTACGCGATCGCCCTGGAGAAACAAAAACCAATGCGCGCCAGTCTGGCAATAGATACACTGCTGGCGTTTAAGAACGGACAGGGGCGCGAATGGAAAACAATACTGAACAAACTGAACCTGCCGATGCAGGGGAATGTGAATAACAGCAGCTGGGTAAGCGCTAAAGTGGATGATAAAAAGATCGTCTTCGCGCCGGTACAGCAAGTGAAAGGTGGAGTGCCCAATGTAACGGGGATGGGCTTAAAAGATGCACTGTACCTGTTAGAGAATGCAGGGTTGCGTGTGGTGATAAAAGGAGCCGGTAAGGTGACAAGCCAGTCAATACCCGGCGGCTCCAGGTTAGAAAGAAATCAGACAATCGTAATAGAACTGAGCTAA
- a CDS encoding UDP-N-acetylmuramoyl-L-alanyl-D-glutamate--2,6-diaminopimelate ligase: MKTLRDILYNVSIREVHGSTDTAVNSLSIDSRAIGQGDAFIAIKGVHADGHLFIDKALAQGAATIICEELPQNLAAGVTYVLVNSSATAAGIIAGNFYDNPSHKLKLVGVTGTNGKTTIATLLFRLFSKLRFHCGLLSTVQNQIGDKIVPATHTTPDAIHLNALLAEMADEGCEYVFMEVSSHAVHQQRIAGLKFAGGIFSNITHDHLDYHKTFDEYIRVKKAFFDGLPPTAFALTNLDDKRGNVMLQNTRAKKQSYSLRTVADFKGKILENNLTGLIMTVNEKEVHFRLIGEFNAYNLLAVYGAAVLLGQNKDEVLQALSDLTGAEGRFDYIMSAQEKIIGIVDYAHTPDALLNVLATIKNLRKGNEQVITVVGCGGDRDTAKRPVMAAVATEHSDKVILTSDNPRSEDPVAIIQQMEAGIPVHQKKKSLSITDRKEAIKTAVSLANPEDIILVAGKGHEKYQEIQGVKHPFDDKQVLREMLELMGK, from the coding sequence ATGAAGACGTTGCGCGACATACTATACAATGTGAGCATCCGTGAGGTACACGGTAGTACTGATACTGCTGTTAACTCACTGAGCATTGACTCCCGGGCCATTGGCCAGGGAGATGCCTTTATTGCAATAAAAGGCGTACATGCAGATGGCCACCTGTTCATAGATAAAGCTCTTGCACAAGGCGCCGCAACTATCATCTGTGAGGAACTGCCGCAAAACCTGGCGGCCGGAGTTACATACGTACTGGTGAACAGCAGCGCTACAGCAGCTGGTATCATTGCAGGTAACTTTTACGATAATCCTTCGCATAAACTGAAACTGGTAGGCGTGACAGGTACCAATGGTAAAACCACCATCGCTACCCTCCTCTTCCGCCTGTTCAGTAAACTGCGTTTTCATTGCGGACTACTGTCCACCGTGCAGAACCAGATCGGCGATAAGATCGTTCCGGCTACACATACCACGCCCGACGCTATTCACCTGAATGCCCTGCTGGCAGAAATGGCAGACGAAGGCTGCGAATATGTGTTCATGGAAGTGAGCTCGCATGCAGTACACCAGCAACGTATTGCAGGACTGAAATTCGCCGGTGGCATATTCAGCAACATCACACACGATCACCTGGATTACCACAAGACCTTCGACGAATATATCAGGGTGAAAAAAGCCTTCTTTGACGGACTGCCGCCCACTGCCTTTGCACTCACCAACCTGGATGATAAACGGGGTAATGTAATGCTGCAGAACACCCGTGCAAAGAAACAGTCATACAGCCTGCGCACAGTGGCTGATTTCAAGGGTAAGATCCTGGAAAACAACCTGACAGGGCTGATCATGACGGTGAATGAAAAAGAGGTGCATTTCCGCCTGATAGGTGAATTCAATGCATACAACCTGCTGGCAGTATACGGCGCAGCCGTACTACTGGGACAAAATAAGGACGAAGTACTACAGGCACTGAGCGACCTGACAGGCGCTGAGGGCAGATTCGACTATATCATGTCCGCACAGGAAAAGATCATCGGTATTGTCGACTATGCACATACACCAGACGCACTGCTGAACGTACTGGCCACTATCAAAAACCTGCGCAAAGGCAACGAACAGGTGATTACAGTAGTAGGCTGCGGCGGCGACCGTGATACGGCCAAACGCCCCGTTATGGCAGCAGTAGCGACTGAACACAGTGATAAGGTGATCCTGACTTCCGACAATCCACGCTCGGAAGACCCGGTAGCCATCATTCAACAGATGGAAGCAGGTATACCAGTGCACCAGAAGAAAAAATCACTGTCTATCACCGACAGAAAAGAAGCCATTAAAACAGCTGTAAGCCTGGCTAACCCGGAAGACATTATCCTGGTAGCCGGCAAAGGCCACGAAAAATACCAGGAGATCCAGGGAGTAAAACATCCTTTCGACGACAAGCAGGTATTGCGCGAAATGCTGGAACTGATGGGGAAATAA